One window from the genome of Dermacentor variabilis isolate Ectoservices unplaced genomic scaffold, ASM5094787v1 scaffold_13, whole genome shotgun sequence encodes:
- the LOC142566696 gene encoding uncharacterized protein LOC142566696 has protein sequence MAGCSSVEISQLLGGRALQLHRSRSLHSAAALSLPASGQSWCDAEPLRRRSLSLGARCLERQLGSGSPDLQLRNGKGVEKRRGGRRCQAGEPEFVVYALARSPGVTCLRSAVRVAAGPSSAKTLLGGQ, from the exons ATGGCGGGATGCAGCTCGGTCGAGATTTCGCAGCTTCTGGGCGGCAGAGCTTTGCAGCTGCACCGGTCTCGGTCTCTGCACAGCGCGGCGGCTCTGAGTCTACCGGCCAGTGGCCAATCGTGGTGCGATGCGGAGCCTTTGCGCCGACGGTCACTCAGCCTGGGCGCCAGATGCCTGGAGCGGCAGCTTGGCTCAGGATCGCCGGACTTACAG TTACGGAACGGCAAAGGCGTGGAAAAGCGGCGTGGCGGCAGGCGTTGCCAAGCGGGAGAACCGGAATTTGTCGTCTACGCGCTAGCGCGATCGCCCGGCGTGACTTGCCTGCGGTCGGCCGTGCGGGTGGCGGCCGGACCGTCCTCTGCGAAGACCCTCTTGGGCGGCCAGTAG